A portion of the Phaenicophaeus curvirostris isolate KB17595 chromosome 17, BPBGC_Pcur_1.0, whole genome shotgun sequence genome contains these proteins:
- the VSIG10 gene encoding V-set and immunoglobulin domain-containing protein 10 isoform X1 translates to MRLPGGTQPASFLLALCIWRLVPRRDAAGTEEVVFGKVGGTILLLCRNVSKEATEVVWFQGDPHSFPPLFSSRVTFPPDARFSLVDNSSLRITGLRAQDEGNYTCKEVLNKTDHEHRVRLLVARTEEVVFGKVGGTILLLCRNVSKEATEVVWFQGDPHSFPPLFSSRVTFPPDARFSLVDNSSLRITGLRAQDEGNYTCKEVLNKTDHEHRVRLLVANPPRSSPRCWAESSSSGLMLQLFCSWPGGYPHPTLHWREEGHDMENSSWVISSTSSSDTHVETLNSSHLSHRKVFKCVGSHVVEEEEPSCTVEIKLPSLESEPPKTCLVGDNVTLTCRVTEGTPAAQLTWLRGITQPEVEIQPGGRYLIVQEGNVSRLTIRNCSQGTDGGCYVCKAQNPVGLRELFVCLTVKEPVNIVGVVGAVVVLSLLVILTVTGVVLYYNPLLCLRGAAFRNQDLGDILVLVDSEDDDEGKGEEESLSSSKEEAMALVNGNSIQAAYLNCLTEGDDEEQHGGGSLLESRREETPGT, encoded by the exons GAACAGAGGAGGTTGTTTTTGGGAAGGTTGGAGGAACCATCCTCCTTTTGTGCCGAAATGTCTCCAAAGAAGCAACCGAAGTGGTCTGGTTTCAAGGGGATCCGCACTCTTTCCCTCCACTCTTCTCCTCAAGGGTCACCTTTCCTCCGGATGCCCGTTTCTCCCTGGTTGACAACAGCTCTCTGCGCATCACGGGGCTGCGTGCGCAGGATGAAGGCAACTACACTTGCAAGGAAGTGCTGAACAAGACAGACCATGAGCACAGGGTTAGGCTCTTGGTAGCCA GAACAGAGGAGGTTGTTTTTGGGAAGGTTGGAGGAACCATCCTCCTTTTGTGCCGAAATGTCTCCAAAGAAGCAACCGAAGTGGTCTGGTTTCAAGGGGATCCGCACTCTTTCCCTCCACTCTTCTCCTCAAGGGTCACCTTCCCTCCGGATGCCCGTTTCTCCCTGGTTGACAACAGCTCTCTGCGCATCACGGGGCTGCGTGCGCAGGATGAAGGCAACTACACTTGCAAGGAAGTGCTGAACAAGACAGACCATGAGCACAGGGTCAGGCTCTTGGTAGCCA ATCCACCGCGCTCATCCCCACGGTGCTGGGCTGAGAGTTCTTCGTCGGGgctgatgctgcagctgttttgcAGCTGGCCTGGGGGctacccccaccccaccctgcacTGGAGGGAAGAGGGGCACGATATGGAGAACTCCAGCTGGGTCATCAGCTCCACAAGCTCCTCGGACACACACGTGGAAACACTGAACAGCTCCCACCTCTCTCACCGCAAAGTGTTTAAGTGTGTTGGGAGCCACGtcgtggaggaggaggaacctTCCTGCACTGTGGAGATAA AACTCCCTTCACTGGAATCGGAGCCCCCCAAGACCTGTCTTGTGGGTGACAATGTGACCCTGACATGCCGTGTGACTGAGGGCACCCCGGCAGCGCAGCTCACCTGGCTGCGGGGCATCACCCAGCCGGAGGTGGAGATCCAACCCGGAGGGAGATACCTCATTGTCCAGGAGGGCAACGTGTCCCGGCTCACCATCCGCAACTGCTCCCAGGGCACCGACGGGGGCTGTTACGTCTGCAAGGCGCAGAaccctgtggggctgagggagtTGTTTGTCTGCCTGACTGTAAAAG aGCCGGTGAACATTGTCGGGGTCGTGGGTGCAGTGGTGGTCCTGTCCCTGCTGGTTATTCTCACCGTCACTGGGGTCGTCTTGTACTACAATCCCCTCCTGTGCCTGAGAG GTGCTGCATTCAG GAATCAAGACTTGGGAGACATCTTAGTGCTGGTGGACTCAGAAGATGACgatgaggggaagggggaagaggagtCCTTGAGCAGCTCCAAGGAGGAAGCGATGGCATTGGTCAATGGGAACAGCATCCAGGCTGCCTACCTTAACTGCCTTACGGAAG GTGACGATGAGGAGCAGCATGGCGGGGGCTCTCTGCTGGAATCGAGGAGAGAAGAGACACCAGGCACATAA
- the VSIG10 gene encoding V-set and immunoglobulin domain-containing protein 10 isoform X3 encodes MRLPGGTQPASFLLALCIWRLVPRRDAAGTEEVVFGKVGGTILLLCRNVSKEATEVVWFQGDPHSFPPLFSSRVTFPPDARFSLVDNSSLRITGLRAQDEGNYTCKEVLNKTDHEHRVRLLVARTEEVVFGKVGGTILLLCRNVSKEATEVVWFQGDPHSFPPLFSSRVTFPPDARFSLVDNSSLRITGLRAQDEGNYTCKEVLNKTDHEHRVRLLVANPPRSSPRCWAESSSSGLMLQLFCSWPGGYPHPTLHWREEGHDMENSSWVISSTSSSDTHVETLNSSHLSHRKVFKCVGSHVVEEEEPSCTVEIKLPSLESEPPKTCLVGDNVTLTCRVTEGTPAAQLTWLRGITQPEVEIQPGGRYLIVQEGNVSRLTIRNCSQGTDGGCYVCKAQNPVGLRELFVCLTVKEPVNIVGVVGAVVVLSLLVILTVTGVVLYYNPLLCLRGAAFSCGAAQ; translated from the exons GAACAGAGGAGGTTGTTTTTGGGAAGGTTGGAGGAACCATCCTCCTTTTGTGCCGAAATGTCTCCAAAGAAGCAACCGAAGTGGTCTGGTTTCAAGGGGATCCGCACTCTTTCCCTCCACTCTTCTCCTCAAGGGTCACCTTTCCTCCGGATGCCCGTTTCTCCCTGGTTGACAACAGCTCTCTGCGCATCACGGGGCTGCGTGCGCAGGATGAAGGCAACTACACTTGCAAGGAAGTGCTGAACAAGACAGACCATGAGCACAGGGTTAGGCTCTTGGTAGCCA GAACAGAGGAGGTTGTTTTTGGGAAGGTTGGAGGAACCATCCTCCTTTTGTGCCGAAATGTCTCCAAAGAAGCAACCGAAGTGGTCTGGTTTCAAGGGGATCCGCACTCTTTCCCTCCACTCTTCTCCTCAAGGGTCACCTTCCCTCCGGATGCCCGTTTCTCCCTGGTTGACAACAGCTCTCTGCGCATCACGGGGCTGCGTGCGCAGGATGAAGGCAACTACACTTGCAAGGAAGTGCTGAACAAGACAGACCATGAGCACAGGGTCAGGCTCTTGGTAGCCA ATCCACCGCGCTCATCCCCACGGTGCTGGGCTGAGAGTTCTTCGTCGGGgctgatgctgcagctgttttgcAGCTGGCCTGGGGGctacccccaccccaccctgcacTGGAGGGAAGAGGGGCACGATATGGAGAACTCCAGCTGGGTCATCAGCTCCACAAGCTCCTCGGACACACACGTGGAAACACTGAACAGCTCCCACCTCTCTCACCGCAAAGTGTTTAAGTGTGTTGGGAGCCACGtcgtggaggaggaggaacctTCCTGCACTGTGGAGATAA AACTCCCTTCACTGGAATCGGAGCCCCCCAAGACCTGTCTTGTGGGTGACAATGTGACCCTGACATGCCGTGTGACTGAGGGCACCCCGGCAGCGCAGCTCACCTGGCTGCGGGGCATCACCCAGCCGGAGGTGGAGATCCAACCCGGAGGGAGATACCTCATTGTCCAGGAGGGCAACGTGTCCCGGCTCACCATCCGCAACTGCTCCCAGGGCACCGACGGGGGCTGTTACGTCTGCAAGGCGCAGAaccctgtggggctgagggagtTGTTTGTCTGCCTGACTGTAAAAG aGCCGGTGAACATTGTCGGGGTCGTGGGTGCAGTGGTGGTCCTGTCCCTGCTGGTTATTCTCACCGTCACTGGGGTCGTCTTGTACTACAATCCCCTCCTGTGCCTGAGAG GTGCTGCATTCAG CTGTGGTGCTGCGCAATAG
- the VSIG10 gene encoding V-set and immunoglobulin domain-containing protein 10 isoform X2: MRLPGGTQPASFLLALCIWRLVPRRDAAGTEEVVFGKVGGTILLLCRNVSKEATEVVWFQGDPHSFPPLFSSRVTFPPDARFSLVDNSSLRITGLRAQDEGNYTCKEVLNKTDHEHRVRLLVARTEEVVFGKVGGTILLLCRNVSKEATEVVWFQGDPHSFPPLFSSRVTFPPDARFSLVDNSSLRITGLRAQDEGNYTCKEVLNKTDHEHRVRLLVANPPRSSPRCWAESSSSGLMLQLFCSWPGGYPHPTLHWREEGHDMENSSWVISSTSSSDTHVETLNSSHLSHRKVFKCVGSHVVEEEEPSCTVEIKLPSLESEPPKTCLVGDNVTLTCRVTEGTPAAQLTWLRGITQPEVEIQPGGRYLIVQEGNVSRLTIRNCSQGTDGGCYVCKAQNPVGLRELFVCLTVKEPVNIVGVVGAVVVLSLLVILTVTGVVLYYNPLLCLRGQNPESPGGRWVGNTRPFTS; the protein is encoded by the exons GAACAGAGGAGGTTGTTTTTGGGAAGGTTGGAGGAACCATCCTCCTTTTGTGCCGAAATGTCTCCAAAGAAGCAACCGAAGTGGTCTGGTTTCAAGGGGATCCGCACTCTTTCCCTCCACTCTTCTCCTCAAGGGTCACCTTTCCTCCGGATGCCCGTTTCTCCCTGGTTGACAACAGCTCTCTGCGCATCACGGGGCTGCGTGCGCAGGATGAAGGCAACTACACTTGCAAGGAAGTGCTGAACAAGACAGACCATGAGCACAGGGTTAGGCTCTTGGTAGCCA GAACAGAGGAGGTTGTTTTTGGGAAGGTTGGAGGAACCATCCTCCTTTTGTGCCGAAATGTCTCCAAAGAAGCAACCGAAGTGGTCTGGTTTCAAGGGGATCCGCACTCTTTCCCTCCACTCTTCTCCTCAAGGGTCACCTTCCCTCCGGATGCCCGTTTCTCCCTGGTTGACAACAGCTCTCTGCGCATCACGGGGCTGCGTGCGCAGGATGAAGGCAACTACACTTGCAAGGAAGTGCTGAACAAGACAGACCATGAGCACAGGGTCAGGCTCTTGGTAGCCA ATCCACCGCGCTCATCCCCACGGTGCTGGGCTGAGAGTTCTTCGTCGGGgctgatgctgcagctgttttgcAGCTGGCCTGGGGGctacccccaccccaccctgcacTGGAGGGAAGAGGGGCACGATATGGAGAACTCCAGCTGGGTCATCAGCTCCACAAGCTCCTCGGACACACACGTGGAAACACTGAACAGCTCCCACCTCTCTCACCGCAAAGTGTTTAAGTGTGTTGGGAGCCACGtcgtggaggaggaggaacctTCCTGCACTGTGGAGATAA AACTCCCTTCACTGGAATCGGAGCCCCCCAAGACCTGTCTTGTGGGTGACAATGTGACCCTGACATGCCGTGTGACTGAGGGCACCCCGGCAGCGCAGCTCACCTGGCTGCGGGGCATCACCCAGCCGGAGGTGGAGATCCAACCCGGAGGGAGATACCTCATTGTCCAGGAGGGCAACGTGTCCCGGCTCACCATCCGCAACTGCTCCCAGGGCACCGACGGGGGCTGTTACGTCTGCAAGGCGCAGAaccctgtggggctgagggagtTGTTTGTCTGCCTGACTGTAAAAG aGCCGGTGAACATTGTCGGGGTCGTGGGTGCAGTGGTGGTCCTGTCCCTGCTGGTTATTCTCACCGTCACTGGGGTCGTCTTGTACTACAATCCCCTCCTGTGCCTGAGAG GTCAAAACCCTGAGAGCCCTGGAGGTAGATGGGTTGGAAACACAAGGCCTTTCACCAGCTGA